Proteins from a single region of Catenulispora acidiphila DSM 44928:
- a CDS encoding cellulase family glycosylhydrolase, whose translation MRHPFSLFRSARSRAVSAVAAVAVITIAGAGAVVALPRAAQAAGATQCQVLYSVANDWGSGFSTNVSITNLGAPWTSWTLGYSYAGNQTLSSGWNGSWTQSGKAVTVTSMSWNGAVATNGTVTPAANFTYSGANAAPTAFTVNGVLCGGPGSPPPTSTPSTSPSTSPSSTPSTPPSSPPPGTPAPQLHVSGNHLVTSAGATYRLLGVNRSSGEFACVQGKGMWDGPADQATIDAMKTWNIHVVRIPLNEECWLGNSDVPAGGTVGAAYQKAVKDYTDLLVANGINVILDLHWTYGQYTGPSSACADALAACQKPMPDAQYTPTFWKQVATAFKGDNAVLFDLFNEPYPDAANNFSNATEAWTCLRDGGTCTGITYPVAGMQSLVDAVRATGATNVVMTGGLTWTNDLSQWLAYEPKDPTGNLVASWHSYNFNGCITTSCWNSTIGAVAAKVPVQAGEIGQNNCNHDYIDQVMAWADANGVGYSAWTWNPWGVCNSNGNDLITDWSGTPTATYGQGYQAHLLTQKP comes from the coding sequence ATGCGACATCCGTTCTCCCTCTTCAGATCTGCCCGCAGCCGGGCGGTTTCGGCCGTGGCCGCGGTCGCGGTGATCACTATCGCGGGCGCCGGGGCTGTGGTGGCGCTTCCGCGAGCCGCGCAGGCGGCCGGGGCGACGCAGTGTCAGGTTTTGTACTCGGTGGCCAATGACTGGGGCAGTGGCTTCAGCACGAACGTCAGCATCACGAACCTCGGTGCGCCGTGGACGAGCTGGACTCTCGGCTACTCCTACGCCGGGAACCAGACGCTGTCCTCGGGCTGGAACGGGTCCTGGACCCAGTCCGGCAAGGCCGTGACGGTCACGAGCATGTCGTGGAACGGCGCCGTGGCCACCAACGGCACCGTCACCCCGGCGGCGAACTTCACCTACAGCGGTGCGAACGCCGCCCCGACGGCGTTCACCGTCAACGGAGTCCTGTGCGGCGGGCCCGGCTCGCCGCCTCCGACGTCCACCCCCAGCACCTCGCCCTCAACCTCGCCGAGCAGCACGCCGAGCACGCCGCCGAGCAGCCCGCCGCCGGGGACGCCCGCCCCGCAGCTTCACGTCTCCGGAAACCACCTGGTCACCTCGGCCGGCGCGACCTACCGTCTCCTGGGCGTCAACCGCTCCAGCGGCGAGTTCGCCTGCGTCCAGGGCAAGGGCATGTGGGACGGGCCGGCGGACCAGGCCACGATCGATGCGATGAAGACCTGGAACATCCACGTTGTGCGCATCCCGCTGAACGAGGAGTGCTGGCTGGGCAACAGCGACGTCCCCGCGGGCGGTACCGTCGGCGCCGCGTATCAGAAGGCGGTCAAGGACTACACCGATCTGTTGGTGGCCAACGGCATCAACGTGATCCTGGACCTGCACTGGACCTACGGCCAGTACACCGGCCCGAGCTCGGCGTGCGCCGACGCGCTGGCCGCGTGCCAGAAGCCGATGCCGGACGCGCAGTACACCCCGACGTTCTGGAAGCAGGTCGCCACCGCGTTCAAGGGTGACAACGCAGTGCTCTTCGACCTGTTCAACGAGCCCTATCCGGACGCCGCGAACAACTTCTCCAACGCCACCGAGGCCTGGACGTGCCTGCGCGACGGCGGAACCTGCACCGGCATCACCTACCCGGTCGCCGGCATGCAATCGCTGGTCGACGCGGTCCGCGCCACCGGTGCCACCAACGTCGTCATGACCGGCGGCCTGACCTGGACCAACGACCTGAGCCAGTGGCTGGCCTACGAGCCGAAGGATCCCACCGGCAACCTGGTCGCCTCCTGGCACTCCTACAACTTCAACGGCTGCATCACCACCTCCTGCTGGAACTCCACTATCGGCGCCGTGGCCGCGAAGGTGCCGGTCCAGGCCGGCGAGATCGGCCAGAACAACTGCAACCACGACTACATCGACCAGGTGATGGCCTGGGCGGACGCCAACGGCGTCGGCTACTCGGCGTGGACGTGGAACCCCTGGGGCGTCTGCAACAGCAACGGCAACGACCTGATCACCGACTGGAGCGGCACACCCACCGCCACCTACGGCCAGGGATACCAAGCGCATCTGCTCACCCAAAAGCCCTGA
- a CDS encoding ABC transporter substrate-binding protein: MRKRTTVLAAVITACALALAACSGGAHGTGGSAAATATDPAGVSGDITVLTHKTDLAADGTLARYAAEFNKIYPNVHVKFEPVVDYEGDVKIRLNSSDYGDVLMIPASVPVADYPKFFAPLGTPADLDQKYRFIDHGTYSGQVYGIAINGNATGMVYNKTVWQQAGVTSWPTTPDQFLADLQAIKTKTQATPLYTVYHEGWPMTAWQSYLGELSCDPKASDDLATDAAPWGPGKELNQIDTMLYNVVHNQLTEKDPTTTAWDAAKSGMGSGKIGTLALASWAVSQMQLAAKTAGADPASIGFMPYPTQVGGHFCSVVSPDYMEAVSIHSQHKAAARAWVDWFVDKCTYAQDQGLLPTLKTGAMPPELAAYQSAGVQFIELAQNANTQISTIDNDSEIGLQKPDYRQHIVDLARGAAGGSLDGYFADLDKKWAAAVKTAAGS; this comes from the coding sequence ATGAGGAAGCGAACAACGGTCCTGGCCGCCGTGATCACGGCCTGCGCCCTGGCTCTGGCCGCCTGCTCCGGCGGCGCCCACGGCACCGGCGGCAGCGCCGCCGCCACCGCCACCGACCCGGCCGGCGTGAGCGGCGACATCACGGTCCTGACTCACAAGACCGACCTCGCCGCCGACGGCACCCTGGCCCGCTACGCCGCGGAGTTCAACAAGATCTATCCGAACGTGCACGTCAAGTTCGAACCCGTCGTCGACTACGAAGGCGACGTGAAGATCCGCCTCAACAGCAGCGACTACGGCGATGTGCTGATGATCCCGGCCTCGGTCCCGGTCGCGGACTACCCCAAGTTCTTCGCCCCGCTCGGCACCCCCGCCGACCTGGACCAGAAGTACCGCTTCATCGACCACGGCACGTACAGCGGCCAGGTGTACGGCATAGCCATCAACGGCAACGCCACCGGCATGGTCTACAACAAGACGGTGTGGCAGCAGGCCGGCGTCACCAGCTGGCCCACCACGCCCGACCAGTTCCTCGCCGACCTGCAGGCGATCAAGACCAAGACCCAGGCCACCCCGCTCTACACGGTCTACCACGAGGGCTGGCCGATGACCGCCTGGCAGTCCTACCTCGGCGAGCTCAGCTGCGATCCCAAGGCCTCCGACGACCTCGCCACCGACGCCGCGCCCTGGGGTCCGGGCAAGGAGCTCAACCAGATCGACACGATGCTCTACAACGTCGTCCACAATCAGCTCACTGAGAAGGACCCGACGACGACGGCCTGGGACGCCGCCAAGAGCGGCATGGGCTCGGGCAAGATCGGCACGCTGGCGCTGGCCTCCTGGGCGGTCTCCCAGATGCAGCTGGCCGCCAAGACCGCCGGCGCCGACCCCGCCAGCATCGGCTTCATGCCCTACCCGACGCAGGTCGGCGGACACTTCTGCTCCGTGGTCTCGCCGGACTACATGGAGGCCGTGAGCATCCACTCCCAGCACAAGGCCGCGGCGCGCGCCTGGGTCGACTGGTTTGTCGACAAGTGCACCTACGCTCAGGACCAGGGTCTGCTCCCGACGTTGAAGACCGGGGCGATGCCGCCGGAGCTGGCCGCGTACCAGAGTGCCGGCGTGCAGTTCATCGAGCTCGCGCAGAACGCCAACACGCAGATCTCCACCATCGACAACGATTCCGAGATCGGTCTGCAGAAGCCGGACTACCGGCAGCACATCGTGGACTTGGCGCGCGGCGCCGCCGGCGGGAGTCTGGACGGTTATTTCGCCGACCTGGACAAGAAATGGGCGGCAGCCGTGAAGACCGCCGCCGGGTCCTGA
- a CDS encoding RICIN domain-containing protein, translating to MFSSRHSRPLAASLGAVALVAGAAGALVAPRPAAAATAATAVSVWETTADRSQLLSPQAGTAFNAGGGSASQTITVNPGTAYQSMTGFGASFTDSSAWLVANSPQRSAIMTKLFDPNQGIGLSFLRQPIGASDFSLSQYSYDDMPSGQTDPTLAHFSISHDNAYIIPVLKQALQLNPALTVMGTPWSPPGWMKSSGSMVGGSLNASNYQVYANYLIKFAQAYQAAGVPVALLTPQNEPEYSPSNYPGSTFTSAQETSLIGSNLGPALAPSGLSTKIIGYDHNWNDPSFPETILGNSTASQYTAGTAWHCYSGDPSAQSTVHNAYPGKDTYFTECSGSQSSNPANTFADSLDWQTENLIIGATRNWAKTVATWNVALNPSGGPSMNCTTCTAAVTVDNNAGTASYNAEYYVLGQASKFVKPGAVRIDSNTFGSGNLEDVAFRNPDGSNALVVLNADTGNSHTFNVSENGQSFTYTLPARAVATFTWPQLTSGGGGGTGSIDPTKWYEVVNSNSGLCLDAAGWGTADGTAVQQWACGSGGQANQEWQFHATSNGYYQVVNRNAPNESWDVTGGQGATADGTPIELWTNGSGTNQQWLPTQSGSAYTFTARNSGTECLDVTNRGTANGTRIQQWTCTAGDTAQSFTLVPMA from the coding sequence ATGTTCAGCAGCAGGCACAGCAGACCCCTGGCAGCTTCCTTGGGAGCCGTCGCTCTTGTCGCCGGCGCGGCCGGCGCCCTCGTCGCGCCGCGGCCCGCCGCCGCCGCGACGGCCGCAACAGCGGTGTCGGTCTGGGAGACCACCGCGGACCGGAGCCAGTTGCTCAGTCCCCAGGCCGGCACGGCGTTCAACGCCGGGGGCGGCTCGGCGAGCCAGACCATCACGGTCAACCCCGGGACCGCCTACCAGAGCATGACCGGCTTCGGCGCGTCGTTCACCGACTCCTCGGCGTGGCTGGTGGCGAACTCGCCGCAGCGCTCGGCGATCATGACGAAGCTGTTCGACCCGAACCAAGGCATCGGACTGAGCTTCCTGCGCCAGCCCATCGGGGCGTCCGACTTCTCGCTGTCGCAGTACAGCTACGACGACATGCCTTCGGGCCAGACCGACCCGACGCTCGCGCACTTCTCGATCAGCCACGACAACGCCTACATCATCCCGGTGCTGAAGCAAGCGTTGCAGCTCAATCCCGCGCTGACCGTCATGGGCACGCCGTGGAGTCCGCCGGGCTGGATGAAGTCCAGCGGCTCGATGGTCGGCGGCTCGCTGAACGCCTCGAACTACCAGGTCTACGCCAACTACCTCATCAAATTCGCCCAGGCCTACCAGGCAGCCGGCGTCCCGGTCGCGCTGTTGACCCCGCAGAACGAGCCGGAATACTCCCCGTCGAACTACCCCGGCTCGACCTTCACCAGCGCCCAGGAGACCAGCCTCATCGGCAGCAATCTGGGTCCGGCGCTGGCGCCCTCGGGGTTGAGCACGAAGATCATCGGCTACGACCACAACTGGAACGACCCCTCGTTCCCCGAGACGATCCTTGGCAACTCCACGGCGTCGCAGTACACGGCCGGCACCGCATGGCACTGCTACTCCGGCGACCCCAGCGCCCAGAGCACGGTCCACAACGCCTACCCGGGCAAGGACACGTACTTCACCGAGTGCTCCGGCTCGCAGTCCTCGAACCCCGCGAACACCTTCGCCGACAGCCTGGACTGGCAGACCGAGAACCTGATCATCGGCGCCACCCGGAACTGGGCCAAGACGGTCGCGACCTGGAACGTCGCCCTGAACCCGAGCGGCGGCCCGAGCATGAACTGCACCACGTGCACCGCGGCGGTGACCGTCGACAACAACGCCGGGACCGCCTCCTACAACGCCGAGTACTACGTGCTCGGCCAGGCGAGCAAGTTCGTGAAGCCCGGCGCCGTCCGGATCGACTCGAACACCTTCGGCTCGGGGAACCTCGAGGACGTCGCCTTCCGCAACCCCGACGGCTCCAACGCCCTGGTTGTGCTCAACGCGGACACCGGCAACTCACACACCTTCAACGTCTCGGAGAACGGCCAGTCGTTCACCTACACGCTGCCCGCTCGGGCGGTCGCGACGTTCACCTGGCCGCAGCTGACCTCCGGCGGTGGCGGCGGGACCGGCAGCATCGACCCGACGAAGTGGTACGAGGTCGTGAACAGCAACAGCGGCCTGTGCCTCGACGCCGCCGGTTGGGGGACCGCGGACGGCACGGCCGTGCAGCAGTGGGCCTGCGGCAGCGGCGGCCAGGCCAACCAGGAATGGCAGTTCCACGCGACGAGTAACGGCTACTACCAGGTGGTCAACCGCAACGCGCCCAACGAGTCCTGGGACGTGACCGGCGGCCAGGGCGCGACCGCCGACGGCACGCCGATCGAGCTGTGGACCAACGGCAGCGGGACGAATCAGCAATGGCTGCCCACGCAATCCGGCAGCGCGTACACGTTCACGGCACGGAACAGCGGCACGGAGTGCCTGGACGTGACCAACCGCGGCACGGCGAACGGCACACGGATCCAGCAGTGGACGTGCACGGCGGGAGACACCGCCCAGTCGTTCACCTTGGTGCCGATGGCCTGA
- a CDS encoding carbohydrate-binding protein — MRIGKRNLRAALTAGSAFALAAGAAVLAVAAAPSAQAATCAAPWSAATVYTGGQQASENGTNYTANWWTQGNDPATNNGGSGTGQPWTSNGACTGGTGGGTGGTGGGTGGGTGGTGGGTGGVSGLLLSPYKDVTVNMNWNTYQMQSAVTGSVIPVVGSGSLVSQYVPKLPAITLAFATGSCGSETWGGVPAANFASENVAQLHAANLNYVVSTGGAAGSFTCASASGMKSFIARYASSNLVGIDFDIEGGQSASDIQNLVASAVGAQSQYPNLQFSFTLATLGASDGSYGGVNSLGNTVVQAVRGSSLNHYVINLMTMDYGSASSSVCVVSGGTCQMAQSAIQAVKNLEHTYAIPASKIAVTPMIGMNDATSEIFTVADVNTLSSYAVSNGLAGLHYWSLDRDTPCSSSYASPTCNSVPSTTPLQYTKQFMSDTGH; from the coding sequence ATGCGGATCGGAAAACGGAACCTTCGCGCAGCACTGACAGCCGGCTCGGCGTTCGCGCTGGCAGCCGGCGCGGCCGTCCTCGCGGTGGCTGCGGCTCCCAGTGCACAGGCCGCCACGTGCGCCGCGCCGTGGAGTGCCGCCACGGTCTACACCGGCGGCCAGCAGGCCAGCGAGAACGGGACCAACTACACCGCCAACTGGTGGACGCAGGGCAACGACCCGGCGACCAACAACGGCGGATCCGGCACCGGACAACCGTGGACGTCCAACGGCGCGTGCACCGGCGGTACCGGCGGCGGCACAGGCGGCACAGGCGGTGGCACCGGCGGCGGAACCGGCGGCACCGGTGGCGGAACGGGCGGGGTGAGCGGCCTGCTGCTCAGCCCGTACAAGGACGTCACCGTCAACATGAACTGGAACACCTACCAGATGCAGTCGGCGGTGACCGGGTCCGTCATACCGGTAGTCGGTTCCGGAAGCCTGGTGTCGCAGTACGTTCCGAAGCTGCCCGCGATCACCCTGGCGTTCGCCACCGGCTCCTGCGGCAGCGAGACCTGGGGCGGCGTCCCGGCTGCCAACTTCGCCTCGGAGAACGTGGCCCAACTGCACGCCGCCAACCTGAACTACGTCGTGTCGACCGGCGGCGCCGCCGGCAGTTTCACCTGCGCCTCGGCGTCCGGCATGAAGTCCTTCATCGCCCGCTACGCCAGCTCGAACCTGGTCGGCATCGACTTCGACATCGAAGGCGGCCAGAGCGCGTCGGACATCCAGAACCTCGTCGCCTCCGCGGTCGGAGCCCAGTCGCAGTACCCGAACCTGCAGTTCTCCTTCACCCTGGCCACCCTCGGGGCCTCCGACGGCAGCTACGGCGGAGTGAACTCCCTCGGCAACACGGTCGTGCAGGCCGTCCGCGGCTCCAGCCTGAACCACTACGTCATCAACCTGATGACCATGGACTACGGCAGCGCCTCCAGCAGCGTGTGCGTCGTCTCCGGCGGCACCTGCCAGATGGCCCAGTCGGCGATCCAGGCGGTGAAGAACCTCGAGCACACCTACGCAATCCCGGCCAGCAAGATCGCCGTCACCCCGATGATCGGCATGAACGACGCCACCAGCGAGATCTTCACCGTCGCCGACGTCAACACCCTGTCGTCCTACGCCGTCAGCAACGGCCTGGCCGGCCTTCACTACTGGTCACTGGACCGAGACACCCCCTGCTCAAGCTCCTACGCGTCCCCCACCTGCAACTCCGTCCCCAGCACGACCCCGCTGCAATACACCAAGCAGTTCATGAGCGACACCGGGCACTGA
- a CDS encoding glycoside hydrolase family 2 protein: MTPTLTSRTELTAGWTLRAVGGDVPPELAGVSVPATVPGCVHLDLLAAGLIPDPYLDENEKLLGWIGRVDWRYETTFGWDGPNDSTDLVALGLDTVAVVELNGAVVAETRNMHRSYRIPVSDLLHQGTNTLAVTFTGALTAAEQAEKELGARPHVNRHPYNAIRKMASDYGWDWGPEIMTAGIWRPLYLESWRQAGIDAVRPLVALDGDTGVVSVFVDLRWAPESAEPLRMEVSVGDVLSSVDVPAGLRSAFAEVRVPLAKKWWPHGYGEQPLYDIGVRLLGDDVVLDAWHGRIGFRTVELDTTPDEHGTPFTLVVNGQPVFARGVNWVPGDCFPSRVGPELYEQRLIQAREANVNLIRVWGGGIYESDAFYDLCDELGLLVWQDFLLACAAYSEEEPLRSEIIAEACEAVTRLSPHPSLALWNGGNENVWGYHDWGWQEELDGRSWGWQYYSQILPDIVRELDPTRPYVPGSPYSPDPALHPNDPDHGTMHMWDVWNELDYTRYRDHTPRFASEFGFQGPPTLSTLTRAVHDRPLRVGSAAMLVHQKADDGDGKLARGLAGHLPAPATFEDWHWAASLNQARAVAFGVEHLRSLTPRCMGAVVWQLNDVWPVVSWSAVDGDGRRKPLWFALRRAFRDRLLTIQPRPDGLTLVAVNDSGEPWRAEVPVTRFDIDGTALASQMVSVEVAARGVAAWVLPPRITEPDDPARELIAAGLGADRTLSPFREDVDAALPEARLRTRVERVATGYRVTVIAETYVRDLALLADQVAADAQVDDALVTLLPGEQAVFDVRTSALVDPDAFDDPAVLRSANQLVTGDGVADVRGGGR; this comes from the coding sequence ATGACCCCGACCCTCACGAGCCGCACCGAGCTCACCGCCGGCTGGACGCTGCGTGCGGTCGGCGGCGACGTGCCGCCGGAACTGGCCGGGGTGTCCGTGCCGGCGACCGTCCCGGGGTGCGTGCACCTGGACCTGCTTGCCGCCGGGCTCATCCCCGATCCGTACCTGGACGAGAACGAGAAGCTGTTGGGCTGGATCGGGCGCGTGGACTGGCGGTACGAGACGACGTTCGGCTGGGACGGCCCCAACGATTCCACGGATCTGGTCGCGCTCGGGCTCGACACCGTGGCGGTCGTCGAGCTCAACGGAGCCGTCGTCGCCGAGACCCGCAACATGCACCGGAGCTACCGCATCCCCGTCTCGGACCTGCTTCATCAGGGTACGAACACGCTCGCCGTGACGTTCACCGGCGCCTTGACCGCCGCCGAACAGGCCGAGAAGGAACTCGGCGCGCGGCCGCACGTCAACCGGCACCCCTACAACGCGATTCGCAAGATGGCCAGCGACTACGGATGGGACTGGGGACCGGAGATCATGACCGCCGGGATCTGGCGGCCGCTGTATCTGGAGTCCTGGCGGCAGGCCGGAATCGATGCCGTGCGGCCGTTGGTCGCGCTCGATGGCGACACCGGGGTCGTGTCAGTGTTCGTAGATCTGCGGTGGGCGCCCGAGTCGGCGGAACCGCTGCGGATGGAGGTGTCGGTCGGGGACGTGCTGAGTTCTGTGGATGTTCCCGCCGGGCTGCGTTCGGCGTTCGCCGAGGTTCGGGTGCCCCTGGCGAAGAAGTGGTGGCCGCACGGGTACGGCGAACAGCCTCTGTATGACATCGGGGTTCGGTTGCTCGGCGATGACGTCGTCCTCGATGCGTGGCACGGCCGGATCGGATTCCGCACGGTCGAACTCGACACCACGCCGGATGAGCACGGAACGCCCTTCACCTTGGTGGTCAACGGCCAGCCGGTCTTCGCACGCGGTGTCAACTGGGTGCCAGGGGACTGTTTCCCCTCCCGTGTCGGACCAGAGCTTTACGAGCAACGCCTCATCCAGGCGCGCGAGGCCAACGTCAACCTGATCCGCGTCTGGGGCGGGGGCATCTACGAAAGCGACGCCTTCTACGACCTCTGCGACGAACTCGGTCTGCTGGTCTGGCAGGACTTCCTCCTTGCGTGCGCCGCCTACTCCGAAGAAGAGCCACTGCGCAGCGAGATCATCGCAGAAGCCTGCGAAGCCGTGACCCGGCTGAGCCCGCATCCGTCGCTGGCGTTGTGGAACGGCGGCAACGAGAACGTCTGGGGCTACCACGACTGGGGCTGGCAGGAAGAACTGGACGGCCGCAGCTGGGGATGGCAGTACTACAGCCAGATCCTCCCCGACATCGTTCGCGAGCTCGATCCGACCCGACCCTACGTCCCCGGATCGCCCTACTCTCCGGATCCCGCGCTCCACCCCAACGATCCCGACCACGGCACGATGCACATGTGGGACGTCTGGAACGAGCTCGACTACACCCGCTACCGCGACCACACCCCGCGCTTCGCCTCAGAATTCGGCTTCCAGGGCCCGCCGACCCTCAGTACCCTGACACGAGCCGTCCACGACCGGCCGCTGCGTGTCGGCTCGGCCGCCATGCTCGTCCACCAGAAGGCCGACGACGGCGACGGCAAACTCGCCCGCGGCCTGGCCGGGCACCTGCCGGCGCCGGCCACGTTCGAGGACTGGCACTGGGCCGCGTCGCTGAACCAGGCGCGCGCCGTGGCGTTCGGCGTGGAGCATCTGCGCTCGCTGACCCCGCGCTGCATGGGCGCCGTGGTGTGGCAGCTCAACGACGTGTGGCCGGTCGTCTCCTGGTCCGCCGTGGACGGCGACGGACGCCGCAAACCGCTGTGGTTCGCGCTGCGGCGCGCGTTCCGGGACCGGTTGCTGACGATCCAGCCGCGACCGGACGGCCTGACGCTCGTCGCGGTCAACGACAGCGGCGAGCCGTGGCGCGCCGAGGTGCCGGTGACGCGGTTCGACATCGACGGGACGGCGCTGGCCAGCCAGATGGTGAGCGTCGAGGTGGCGGCGCGCGGCGTGGCGGCGTGGGTGTTGCCGCCGCGGATCACCGAACCCGACGATCCGGCGCGCGAGCTCATCGCCGCCGGGCTCGGCGCGGACCGGACGCTCAGCCCGTTCCGGGAGGACGTGGACGCCGCGCTGCCCGAGGCGCGGCTGCGCACCCGGGTGGAGCGCGTCGCGACCGGATACCGTGTCACGGTGATTGCCGAGACCTATGTCCGCGACCTGGCTTTGCTGGCCGATCAGGTCGCCGCCGACGCGCAGGTGGACGACGCCCTGGTGACGTTGCTGCCCGGCGAGCAGGCGGTGTTCGACGTGCGCACGTCGGCGCTCGTGGACCCTGACGCGTTCGACGATCCCGCGGTCCTGCGCTCGGCGAACCAGCTGGTCACCGGCGACGGCGTGGCCGACGTCCGCGGCGGCGGCCGGTGA
- a CDS encoding carbohydrate ABC transporter permease — protein sequence MSAGARAAVTGKYASLVAASVVTLLPLVVVFMAAFKTEAESQNGGPLKPPHDWFNLHNFQIAFTQGHMLRAFGNTAFILVFAVSGTVLIGSMTAYAIDRYRFRLRRLTIGLFLLAALVPGVTTQVATFQIINSFGIFDTRWAPIALYTGTDIVSIMIFLQFMRSIPISLDEAARIDGASPVRIYFQVILPLLKPAIATVVIVKGVVIYNDFYTPFLYMPSPDLGVISTSLYYFKGPYGAHWEIICAGAVLVIIPTLVVFLFLQRFIYNGFTRGAMK from the coding sequence ATGAGCGCGGGCGCGCGCGCCGCGGTCACCGGCAAGTACGCGTCGTTGGTCGCCGCCTCCGTCGTGACGCTGTTGCCGCTGGTGGTCGTGTTCATGGCGGCGTTCAAGACCGAGGCCGAGTCCCAGAACGGCGGACCGCTGAAGCCGCCGCACGACTGGTTCAACCTGCACAACTTCCAGATCGCCTTCACCCAGGGGCACATGCTCCGGGCGTTCGGGAACACCGCGTTCATCCTGGTGTTCGCCGTCAGCGGCACGGTCCTGATCGGGTCGATGACGGCCTACGCGATCGACCGCTACCGCTTCCGGCTGCGGCGGCTGACCATCGGGCTGTTCCTGCTCGCCGCGCTGGTGCCCGGCGTCACCACGCAGGTCGCGACGTTCCAGATCATCAACTCCTTCGGCATCTTCGACACCCGCTGGGCGCCGATCGCGCTCTACACGGGCACCGACATCGTCTCGATCATGATCTTCCTGCAGTTCATGCGGTCCATCCCGATCTCGCTGGACGAGGCCGCGCGTATCGACGGCGCCTCGCCGGTGCGGATCTACTTCCAGGTGATCCTGCCGCTGCTGAAACCGGCGATCGCCACGGTGGTGATCGTCAAGGGCGTGGTCATCTACAACGACTTCTACACGCCGTTCCTGTACATGCCCTCGCCCGACCTCGGGGTCATCTCCACCTCGCTGTACTACTTCAAGGGTCCCTACGGCGCGCACTGGGAGATCATCTGCGCCGGGGCCGTTCTCGTGATCATTCCTACCCTGGTGGTGTTCTTGTTCTTGCAGCGCTTCATCTACAACGGTTTCACCCGCGGGGCGATGAAATGA
- a CDS encoding carbohydrate ABC transporter permease yields the protein MTDRHDVVEAPAGLDDRIPLPAAGRPRNARRPRRGLLTRATPWLFLAVPLVLLATFTYTPIANMLYYSFTDWDGFSPDRHLVGSANYTELFTRPDLFRVFFVSLFYLASGAVQMVLALYFATVLSFNVRFKNFFKGVLFFPYLINGVAIGFVFLYFFQPGGTLDSVLRLAGVHSQHLWLGDPKLANWSLAGVSLWRYLGLNFVLFLGAIQSIPGDIYEAADLDGANRWHQVRYLILPGIRPVVSLAAILVVSGSLSVFEIPYIMTGGAGGTTTFVIQTVKLAFQFNKVGLASAAAVVLLGIVLVVTWVQRLLVPDEGVDLT from the coding sequence ATGACCGACCGACACGACGTCGTCGAGGCTCCGGCGGGCCTCGACGACCGGATCCCCTTGCCGGCGGCGGGCCGGCCGCGAAACGCGCGCCGGCCTCGGCGCGGACTGCTCACGCGCGCGACGCCGTGGCTGTTCCTGGCTGTCCCGCTCGTTTTGCTGGCGACGTTCACCTACACGCCGATCGCGAACATGCTCTACTACAGCTTCACCGACTGGGACGGCTTCAGCCCCGACCGGCACCTGGTGGGCTCGGCGAACTACACCGAGCTGTTCACCCGGCCCGACCTGTTCCGGGTGTTCTTCGTGAGCCTGTTCTACCTGGCCTCCGGCGCCGTGCAGATGGTGCTGGCGCTGTACTTCGCGACGGTGCTCAGCTTCAACGTCCGGTTCAAGAACTTCTTCAAGGGCGTGCTGTTCTTCCCCTACCTGATCAACGGCGTCGCGATCGGCTTTGTGTTCCTGTACTTCTTCCAGCCCGGCGGAACTCTGGACTCGGTACTGCGCCTGGCCGGGGTGCACAGCCAGCACCTGTGGCTGGGCGACCCGAAACTGGCCAACTGGTCGCTGGCCGGGGTGTCGCTGTGGCGCTACCTCGGACTGAACTTCGTGCTCTTCCTCGGCGCGATCCAGTCCATCCCCGGCGACATCTACGAGGCCGCCGACCTGGACGGCGCCAACCGCTGGCACCAGGTCCGGTACCTGATCCTGCCGGGCATCCGGCCGGTCGTCAGCCTCGCGGCGATCCTGGTGGTGTCCGGCTCGCTGTCCGTCTTCGAGATCCCGTACATCATGACCGGCGGCGCCGGAGGCACCACGACCTTCGTCATCCAGACCGTGAAACTGGCCTTCCAGTTCAACAAGGTCGGCCTGGCCTCCGCCGCGGCGGTGGTGCTGCTGGGCATCGTGCTGGTCGTCACCTGGGTCCAGCGGCTGCTGGTGCCCGACGAGGGGGTCGATCTCACATGA